From Penicillium digitatum chromosome 5, complete sequence, one genomic window encodes:
- a CDS encoding Pre-RNA splicing factor Srp2, putative, whose amino-acid sequence MTEVSSTRLYLGNLPRNVTKSDIEEHFSSHGSGKITEIKLMNGFGFIEYDDQLDARDIVPAFHGSDFKGERLTVQFARGPRRKEAFQGPPDRNALPRPRRTMFRMQISGLPETSWQDLKDFARQSGLDVVYSETGREQGRGFVEFETASDLKTAVEKLDQREFKGSVVSCVADIQNFEERPVRDPYRSRSPPRRPYPATMEEYDRRIPPPRGYSPRDHYRERSPIPIRRDPYYERDGYARRTPPRPRMEDYPPPRRPYEDPYEARPPPPPRHYDDPYLAARGYGRPRSPPRGEYVPYDRPRYW is encoded by the exons ATGACTGAGGTATCCTCAACCCGCCTTTATCTTGGGAACCTTCCCCGCAACG TGACGAAGAGCGACATTGAGGAACATTTCAGCAGCCATGGCTCCGGCAAGATCACGGAGATCAAGTTGATGAACGGTTTTGGCTTCATTGAATATGACGACCAGCTGGATGCCAGAGACATTGTGCCCG CGTTCC ACGGCAGTGACTTCAAAGGCGAGCGACTCACCGTTCAGTTTGCACGCGGTCCTCGCCGCAAGGAGGCCTTCCAGGGACCACCTGACCGCAATGCTCTCCCTCGTCCACGTCGCACTATGTTCCGCATGCAGATTTCCGGTCTTCCAGAAACAAGTTGGCAG GACTTGAAAGACTTCGCCCGCCAGTCTGGTCTGGACGTCGTTTACTCCGAGACTGGCCGCGAACAGGGCAGAGG TTTTGTGGAATTTGAAACCGCCAGCGACCTCAAGACCGCAGTGGAGAAACTGGACCAGCGAGAGTTCAAGGGCTCCGTCGTCTCTTGTGTCGCCGAT ATTCAGAACTTTGAGGAACGCCCCGTTCGTGACCCATACCGGTCTCGTTCCCCACCACGTCGCCCCTACCCTGCCACTATGGAGGAGTATGACCGCAGGATCCCTCCCCCACGTGGCTACAGTCCTCGAGATCATTACCGTGAGCGGTCGCCGATCCCTATCCGCCGCGATCCCTACTATGAACGGGATGGCTATGCCCGCCGGACTCCCCCTCGCCCTCGGATGGAAGACTACCCACCCCCACGTCGTCCCTACGAAGACCCCTATGAAGCTCGACCTCCCCCACCTCCTCGGCACTATGACGATCCCTACCTAGCTGCCCGGGGTTATGGTCGTCCTCGCTCTCCGCCGAGAGGCGAGTATGTGCCTTACGACCGTCCTCGCTACTGGTAG
- a CDS encoding Dihydroneopterin aldolase — protein MTDRQLIQLLPRPDVLDCVCLRDIELPLPCAPEAWHRQGKSQPCTATLKLSYSSIITAAETDNVSLTLDYGKLFRRLESDVRNMSEDISSPSHPSERLVSREGMRREEMQSRGLGQDPRVIAGVVADAGLGLLEATSAVTAAKQPNPISAAYGECEVLLHLPKALLRADEGLRYRGVIALGKEVADGEARDLVVLEEEFRIEGIRCYAILGVNPHERLEKQAVVVGLTFQGPGQLAWGSTVVDTYQAVTRAVAEKVDQTDFQSVESLATFIARIVTVDFGNERVTVKVEKPSALAFVQRSGVEITRSKAFFISC, from the exons ATGACCGACCGCCAACTAATCCAACTCCTACCCCGCCCAGATGTCCTCGACTGTGTCTGTCTCCGCGATATCGAGCTCCCCCTCCCCTGCGCCCCAGAAGCCTGGCACCGCCAGGGAAAATCTCAACCATGCACTGCAACACTCAAACTCTCCTACTCCTCCATAATCACAGCCGCCGAAACCGATAATGTCTCCCTGACCCTCGACTACGGCAAGCTCTTCCGCCGACTAGAAAGCGACGTACGCAACATGAGCGAGGACATCTCATCCCCATCCCATCCATCCGAGCGACTAGTCAGTCGGGAGGGCATGCGACGCGAAGAAATGCAGAGCCGCGGACTAGGCCAAGACCCGCGCGTTATAGCGGGCGTTGTCGCGGATGCCGGGTTGGGTCTGTTGGAGGCTACGTCTGCTGTCACTGCGGCGAAGCAGCCGAACCCTATCTCGGCGGCTTATGGGGAGTGCGAGGTCTTGCTGCATTTGCCAAAAGCTTTGTTGCGCGCAGATGAGGGGCTTCGGTATCGCGGGGTTATTGCGCTTGGGAAGGAGGTTGCTGATGGAGAGGCACGCgatttggtggtgttggaGGAAGAGTTCCGGATTGAGGGGATTCGGTGCTATGCTATTTTGGGTGTGAATCCTCATGAGAGGCTGGAGAAGCaggctgttgttgttggTCTTACGTTCCAGGGCCCTGGGCAGCTTGCTTGGGGGTCGACTGTTGTTGACACTTACCAGGCTGTGACGCGGGCTGTGGCTGAG AAGGTTGATCAAACTGATTTCCAGTCTGTGGAGTCTTTGGCTACTTTCATCGCTCGTATTGTTACCGTGGACTTTGGTAATGAGCGTGTGACTGTCAAGGTGGAGAAGCCAAGTGCTCTTGCTTTTGTCCAGCGGTCTGGTGTGGAGATTACTCGATCAAAGGCTTTCTTCATCAGTTGTTAA